The window GCGGAGCGCCGTTTTCGCCACTTTCGGGCGTCAGCGTGGTCCGAGACGGCCGGTCGAAGAAGCATCGGCTTGCCGCGAGTGATGGTTGGAACCATCGTCTTGCCATAAATCGTGCCCTCCAGCACGGGTGATGGTTCGATATGAGCATTCGGCTGCCCCGCCTCGGGTAGGGAGGGATCGCGATGCTCACGGACGATGCGTTGGCGGCGCTGTGCGAGCGCCTGGGTCTGTCGGCTGAGGCCCGGACCGTCATTGAGACGATCCGAGCCTCGCCGCCGGCGCGGCGGGTGCGCGGGGCAGCCGGCAACGTGGTCGCGCGCTACCCCAGTCGGAAGATGGGCGTCACCATCCAGGCCGAGAGCCATCGCAACGAGTTGGCCGGCCTGTACGAGTACGAGCACGATCCTGCGACGCTGGAGGTCTACGATCAGCCGCCACCGATCACGCTCGCCTACACGACCGGGGGCGGTCGAGCGATCCGCGTTCGGCACACCGCCGACTACTTCGTGCTCCGCACCGACGCGGTTGGTTGGGAGGAGTGGAAGACCGAAGCAGAGCTGGAGCGGCTCGCGATCACGATGCCGCACCGGTATGCCCGAGCCGAAGACGGTCAGTGGTGCTGCCCGCCGGGCGAGCGGTACGCCGAGCCGCTGGGGCTGTACTACCGGGTCCGCTCGTCGGCCGAGATCGACTGGGTCTTCCAGCGCAACCTGCTCTTCCTCGAGGACTACCTGCGCGCCGAGAGCCCGGTGGTCGGCGAGGCTGCCGCGGTGACCATCCTCGCGCTGGTCACGCGGCAGCCGGGGCTGCGCCTCGACGAGCTGCTCGACCAGGTCACGGAGGCCAACAGCGACGACGTCTACAGCCTGATCGCCAGCGAGCGGCTCTACGTCGACCTCCGCGCTGCCGCGCTGGCCGAGCCGGAGCGGGTGCACGTCTTCCGCGATGCGGCGGAGGCTCGCGCCCAGCCGGCGCTCATCGATCCGACCGATTCGACCCGCACCAACGTCGCCCAGGGCGTCGCGCTTGGAAGCGACGAGCCGGCGGTGGCCGGCAGCATGGTGGGCATGAGTGTCGCGGCGCGCGAGCAACTGGCCCGAGCCAGCCCCGACGACTTCCGCGAGGCCAATCGGCGGTACGCTCGCATCGCGCCTCACTGCGGCGGTGGGGGCGTGGCCGGCGGCGCGATCTCTGCCCGGACGATCCGTCACTGGCGCGCCCAGTATCGTCAGGCCGAGCAGGCGTACGGCTGCGGCTACGTCGGCCTGCTGCCCCGCCGCGCCCAGAGCGGCAACCGCCGGCCGAAGCTGCCGCCGGAGACGCAGGCGCTGCTCGACGCGTTCATCGCCGACGAGTATGAGACGCTCAAGCAGAAGCGCTGCTTCGAAGTCTACGCGTCGCTGGTCCGGGCCTGCGAGGCGCAGGGGATCGTGGCGCCCAGCTACAAGACGTTCACCCGGGCGGTCGACCGCCGCCCGCGCGTCGAGCAGGTCGGCAAGCGCCAGGGTCCACGCGCGGCGGCGCAGGCGGCCCCGTTCTACTGGGAGCTCGCCCTGACCACCCCCCGGCACGGCGACCGCCCGTTCGAGATCGGCCACCTCGACCATACCCAGCTCGACGTCGAGCTGGTCTGCTCGCGCACCGGGCACGGCCTCGGGCGACCGTGGGCGACGTTCCTGACCGACGCCTACTCGCGGCGGCTGCTGGCGGTCGCGCTCGGGTTCGACCCGCCGAGCTACCGGGCCTGCATGCTGGTCCTGCGGGAGTGCGTCCGCCGCCACCAGCGGCTGCCGCAGACCCTGGTCGTGGATGGGGGTTCCGAGTTCGGCAGCGTCTACTTCGAGACGTTGCTGGCGCGCTACGAGTGCACCAAGAAGACCCGCCCGGCCAGCCAACCGCGGTTCGGCTCGATCTGCGAGCGGCTGTTCGGCACCACCAACAGCCGCTTCGTCCATACCCTGCTCGGCAACACCCAGGTGCTCCGCCAGGCGCGGCAGGTCACCAAGGGGACCGATCCGAAGGCCCAGGCCTGCTGGACCCTCGACCAGCTCTTCGCCCGCGTCTGCGAGTGGGCGTACGAGGTCTACGACACGCTCGAGCATCCGGCCCTGGGGCAAACGCCGCGCGAGGCGTTCGAGGCCGGGCTGCGCCGGGGTGGCCAGCGACCGTGGCGGCAGATCGCCTACGACGAGGACTTCCGGCTGCTGACCCTGCCCAGCACCCAGAAGGGCACGGCCAAGCTGCAGCCCCGCCTGGGCGTCAAGATCCACCACCTCTACTACTGGTCCGAGGCGTTCCTCGACCCGGCCGCGGAGGGCACCCGCCTGCCGGTGCGCTACGACCCGTTCGACGCCGGGCTGGCCTACGCCTTCGTCAAGGGCCGCTGGGTCCGCTGCATCTCCCAGCACCAGACCCAGTTCGCCGGCCGCTCCGAGCGGGAGATCCTGCTGGCGAGCGCCGAGCTGCGACGCCGCCACCAGCGCCATGGGCAGCGGCTGCCGATCACCGCCCGCAAGCTGGCCGACTTCCTGGCGTCGCTCGAGGCGGAGGAGGTACTGCTCGAACAGCGGCTGCGCGATGCCGCGCTCGGCGACGTAGTACGGCTGGGCGCGGATGCCGACGCCACTTCACCCGTCGCCGCGCACACGACGGCGTCGATGGCCGGCGACGACCTCGCGATCGATCTCGACGAGGACGAGGCGGCCCTGGTCGTGTACGAGGAGTACTGAGATGCAAATGCCACTCCCGCAGCCACCTCTCGATCGATACCCAGCCGAGCTGCTCGCCCAACCATCCGAGGCTCGGCTCGCCTACTTCGCCGCTCGGGTCGTCGCGCACCCCCATCTCGCCCAGGCCCACCAGACGTTGCTGGACGCCCTCCGTGGCTCGACCGAGGCCTCGCTGGTCCTGGTCTACGGCCCGACCGGCGTCGGCAAGACGACCCTGCGCCGGCGGATCGAGCAGCAACTGCTCGCAGCGGCGCTGCCCGACCTGGAGCACGATCCTGGCCGGATGCCGGTCGTCGCGCTCGAGGCGGCCGCGCCCGAGTCGGGCCAGTTCAGTTGGAAGGACTACTACACCCGCGCGCTGCTGACCCTCGACGAGCGGCTCGTCGGCTACGGCCACGACGTCGGAACCCGGGGCGTCCGCCGCGACGCCACCGTCCATCTCCGGATGGCGCACACCGCACCCGCCCCGGAGCTGCGCCGCGCGCTCGAGCAGAACCTGCGCCAGCGGCGCGTCGCCGCCGTCATCGTCGACGAGGCCCAGCACCTTCGGCGCCTGGCGAGTGGTCGCCGCCTGCTCGACCAGATGGACACGCTCAAATCGATGGCCGCGCTGACCGGCGCCGTCCACG of the Chloroflexota bacterium genome contains:
- a CDS encoding DDE-type integrase/transposase/recombinase — translated: MLTDDALAALCERLGLSAEARTVIETIRASPPARRVRGAAGNVVARYPSRKMGVTIQAESHRNELAGLYEYEHDPATLEVYDQPPPITLAYTTGGGRAIRVRHTADYFVLRTDAVGWEEWKTEAELERLAITMPHRYARAEDGQWCCPPGERYAEPLGLYYRVRSSAEIDWVFQRNLLFLEDYLRAESPVVGEAAAVTILALVTRQPGLRLDELLDQVTEANSDDVYSLIASERLYVDLRAAALAEPERVHVFRDAAEARAQPALIDPTDSTRTNVAQGVALGSDEPAVAGSMVGMSVAAREQLARASPDDFREANRRYARIAPHCGGGGVAGGAISARTIRHWRAQYRQAEQAYGCGYVGLLPRRAQSGNRRPKLPPETQALLDAFIADEYETLKQKRCFEVYASLVRACEAQGIVAPSYKTFTRAVDRRPRVEQVGKRQGPRAAAQAAPFYWELALTTPRHGDRPFEIGHLDHTQLDVELVCSRTGHGLGRPWATFLTDAYSRRLLAVALGFDPPSYRACMLVLRECVRRHQRLPQTLVVDGGSEFGSVYFETLLARYECTKKTRPASQPRFGSICERLFGTTNSRFVHTLLGNTQVLRQARQVTKGTDPKAQACWTLDQLFARVCEWAYEVYDTLEHPALGQTPREAFEAGLRRGGQRPWRQIAYDEDFRLLTLPSTQKGTAKLQPRLGVKIHHLYYWSEAFLDPAAEGTRLPVRYDPFDAGLAYAFVKGRWVRCISQHQTQFAGRSEREILLASAELRRRHQRHGQRLPITARKLADFLASLEAEEVLLEQRLRDAALGDVVRLGADADATSPVAAHTTASMAGDDLAIDLDEDEAALVVYEEY
- a CDS encoding ATP-binding protein codes for the protein MQMPLPQPPLDRYPAELLAQPSEARLAYFAARVVAHPHLAQAHQTLLDALRGSTEASLVLVYGPTGVGKTTLRRRIEQQLLAAALPDLEHDPGRMPVVALEAAAPESGQFSWKDYYTRALLTLDERLVGYGHDVGTRGVRRDATVHLRMAHTAPAPELRRALEQNLRQRRVAAVIVDEAQHLRRLASGRRLLDQMDTLKSMAALTGAVHVLVGTYELLGLADLSAQLSRRSVEIHFGRYRPELAEDRRAFKSVLLTFQRHLPLAREPDLVGRWEEFYERSVGCVGVLKSWLTRALAAALEAGETTLTRRRLERHAEPPRKLLSLAREIAEGEAALANGDRGQGELRRLLGLATAETTTPASGSPTMPTARRPSDRPGQRRPTRDPVGAQDPVGAGRGEHGH